One uncultured Draconibacterium sp. genomic window, GAAAAACATTTAAAAAGGCGCTGTCGGCCCAAAGCACATCCTGAAAATAGAGTTGAACATTTTCGGTATACATGTAGCACGACTCGTAAAATGCGCGGCAACTGGCAGCGATCAGATCCGACTCGGTTTGTAAAGCCTGATTTAATGCTGAATGCGAACGACAGCTGTTTGTAAGTTGATTTCCGTCTTTGCTCGCCTGATAGTTTACGCGGTACAAATTATCAGCCTGCGGATAAAACGAATCGTAACTTTTTTCGTATTGAACATACATCCAAAGCATGGCAAAAGTTGCTATACCCACCGATAAGCCAATAATATTTATGGCAAAAAAGCGCTTGTGTTTTACAAAGTTTCTAAAAATTTGGTTCAGATAGTGTTGAAACATTTTAAAGGTTTTTCTGTGATTTATTTTTGTATCGACGATTCTTTCAAGTTTATTCGTATCGTAAAGCTTCTACCGGATTTTTAGTAGCCGCTTTCCACGATTGGAATGAAACCGTTAACAAAGCAATTGCCAAAGCCAAAACACCGGCCATTGCAAATAACCACCAGCTAAGTTCTGTTTTATAGGCAAAATTTTCGAGCCACTTTTTCATGGCATACCAGCCAATTGGCGTTGCTATTACAAAAGCAATAACAACCCATTTAATAAAAGCCATATTCAACAAGCCCAATATTTCTGAAATAGTGGCTCCATTCACTTTTCGAATACCAATTTCTTTGGTGCGTTGCTGCGAAATAAACAAAGCCAGTGCACTAATACCGATCATACTTATTACAATTCCGATTACTGAAAAAAGAAAAAGAATACGGCTTAAAATGGTCTCGGCTTTATACTGATTTGCCAGTTTATCGTTCAGAAAAAAGTAATCCAATTCCTGACCCGGGTAATATTCATTCCAGGTTCTTTTAATTGCATCCATGCCGGCTAGCAAATTGTTGATTCGAACATGCGTAAAACGTGCTCGGTTGTTCGATTCATCCAGCCAGAACGCATAATCGCCAATGCCTTCATGCGCCGAGGTGTAATTAAAGTCTTCGGCAACTCCAATAAAATTAATTCGTGTTTGTCCGGGGCTCAGCGCTTGCGCTTCCTGGTAGGCCTGCAAATTCTCCATACTCCCGTGCTTTTCCATCAAACGTTTGTAGAGGTGATTATTTATTACCATTCCCCTGATTGTGTCTGCATCGGTTTGTATCCAGTTTTGTATGAGATTAATTTTCATGGTTTTCAGAAAATCATAATTGGCAAAAACAAACTCTGCCGTACCTTCAATTCCTAATCCTTCGAGTTGCATGCCTTGAGCCGGGTAACCAAAATGTTGTGCGGTCATTCCTACTGTAACCACCTGACTTTGTTTTTGCAGTTCCCGCGCAAATACTGAGGGATCTTTCGAAAGGTCTTTTAATTGCAAAACAACCACTCCGTCTTTCTCAAAACCAAGAGGCCTGTTTAATACAAAGTCGATTTGTTTGTTTACCAAAAAAGTTCCCGCCATGAGAATTACCACAATGGCCACCTGCCCTACCAGCAGGATTTTGAGGATATAATTGCCCGAGTAGTTGCTCTTTCCTGCCAGAATATCGATGGTTGAACTTGATCCTAACAGAAATACGACAACAAACAATGCCGTTAAAAGTAAACAAATAGACAGAACAGCCAGAATGCTTAAATAAACCACAGGCTCG contains:
- a CDS encoding FtsX-like permease family protein, whose protein sequence is MFLYNLKITIRRLLKEKVFSAINVFGLVIGITSFLVLFLYVSNEKSFDKHISDHENIYRVTSVPGGLDNASWARSLGIVHTASAEIPEVELATQFTHCDEGTIKLGENSIQQKNIMSVDKAFFEMFELETSVGHLSEIEKPNTVFISEDFAQKHYGNLNPVGQIITIEALQYTRDLGDYEVRGIVKNVHPKTHFKYELLLSQKGGLQERFESLDTRKIQWTYNYFKLKKGTSREAVAGKVLAYYDASSLKQTRGPQDYGFDLFPMGDIHLKSDYRFELRESSSKINIGLFVVISFVILLVSLLNFTNLTIAKLIKRSKELGLKKSIGANQSQIIRQVLAEVLFLCLFAVGISLLAIEAFKPFVNRFFEIEFDIYYTEPVVYLSILAVLSICLLLTALFVVVFLLGSSSTIDILAGKSNYSGNYILKILLVGQVAIVVILMAGTFLVNKQIDFVLNRPLGFEKDGVVVLQLKDLSKDPSVFARELQKQSQVVTVGMTAQHFGYPAQGMQLEGLGIEGTAEFVFANYDFLKTMKINLIQNWIQTDADTIRGMVINNHLYKRLMEKHGSMENLQAYQEAQALSPGQTRINFIGVAEDFNYTSAHEGIGDYAFWLDESNNRARFTHVRINNLLAGMDAIKRTWNEYYPGQELDYFFLNDKLANQYKAETILSRILFLFSVIGIVISMIGISALALFISQQRTKEIGIRKVNGATISEILGLLNMAFIKWVVIAFVIATPIGWYAMKKWLENFAYKTELSWWLFAMAGVLALAIALLTVSFQSWKAATKNPVEALRYE